One Punica granatum isolate Tunisia-2019 chromosome 3, ASM765513v2, whole genome shotgun sequence genomic window carries:
- the LOC116200373 gene encoding LOW QUALITY PROTEIN: premnaspirodiene oxygenase-like (The sequence of the model RefSeq protein was modified relative to this genomic sequence to represent the inferred CDS: deleted 1 base in 1 codon), producing MVQLPPPHVLFTFLIIFLFVALRKWKKKHNIKKETASELPPGPKRLPLIGKLHQMSGSLPHHALRDLAKRHGPIMRLQLGEILTIVISSPDAVKEILKTHELAFAQRPEITALEVMSYENSSFVFAPYGEYWRQMRKICVLELLSMKRVMSFRSIREHEAWKMIKAIGDFDGKPFNLSKLILSLINDVTSRAAFGERCKYQEEFISFLKEGTQLGGGFELPDLFPSIKLLRYTSRLKPAWERLHCKIDVILNHIIEEHKAKLETAIDDENKPPAREDLVDVLLNLQKTSELKFLITMDVIKNVIMEIFSAGTDTSSTTIEWAMSEMLRNPRVMQKAQQEVRNHLNGKPRVEESDLVSLEYLKVVVKETLRLHPPGPLMAREAREKCKVMGYDIPSKTKIIINTWAIGRDSDAWSSPEQFQPERFLESSVDFRGKSFEYIPFGGGRRICPGINFGIANIELPLAQLLYHFDWDFGDGKRSPEELDMEETFGITSRRKNPLVMIANTRVMFSNDGAVLA from the exons ATGGTCCAACTCCCTCCTCCTCATGTTCTCTTCACTTTCCTGATCATCTTCCTCTTTGTTGCACTCagaaaatggaagaagaaacatAACATTAAGAAAGAAACTGCTTCGGAGCTTCCTCCGGGACCGAAGAGGCTGCCTTTGATCGGGAAGTTGCACCAAATGAGTGGCTCACTCCCTCACCATGCGCTCAGAGACTTAGCCAAGCGACATGGC CCCATAATGAGACTCCAGTTGGGTGAGATCCTAACCATCGTGATCTCTTCACCCGACGCGGTCAAGGAGATCCTCAAGACCCACGAGCTGGCCTTTGCCCAGAGGCCTGAGATCACTGCCCTCGAAGTCATGTCGTATGAGAACTCGAGCTTCGTGTTTGCTCCCTATGGGGAGTACTGGAGGCAGATGAGGAAGATATGTGTGCTCGAACTCCTCAGCATGAAGAGGGTTATGTCTTTCCGGTCTATAAGGGAACATGAGGCTTGGAAGATGATCAAGGCTATTGGAGACTTCGATGGGAAGCCTTTCAACTTGAGCAAGTTGATATTGTCCCTTATAAATGATGTGACTTCCCGGGCAGCATTCGGAGAAAG gTGCAAATATCAAGAAGAATTCATTTCGTTCTTAAAGGAGGGAACACAGCTCGGTGGAGGTTTTGAATTACCTGATCTCTTCCCATCGATAAAGCTCCTTCGCTACACGTCCAGGCTGAAGCCTGCATGGGAGAGGCTGCACTGTAAGATCGACGTGATTCTCAACCACATTATTGAAGAGCACAAGGCGAAACTTGAAACTGCCATCGATGATGAGAATAAACCGCCAGCAAGGGAAGATTTAGTTGATGTGCTCCTGAATCTTCAGAAGACCAGCGAACTCAAATTTCTCATCACGATGGATGTCATAAAAAATGTTATCATG GAAATCTTCTCAGCCGGAACAGACACATCCTCCACGACAATCGAGTGGGCAATGTCGGAAAtgctgcgaaacccgagggtGATGCAGAAGGCCCAACAAGAGGTGCGAAACCACCTCAATGGCAAGCCCCGAGTCGAGGAATCCGACCTCGTAAGCCTAGAGTACCTCAAGGTAGTAGTCAAGGAAACACTGAGGCTCCATCCACCAGGCCCACTAATGGCAAGAGAAGCTAGAGAGAAATGCAAAGTAATGGGCTACGATATCCCATCCAAGACCAAGATCATCATCAACACATGGGCCATAGGGCGGGACTCAGACGCCTGGTCCAGCCCGGAACAGTTCCAACCCGAGAGGTTCTTGGAGTCATCGGTGGACTTTAGAGGGAAGAGCTTTGAGTACATTCCCTTTGGGGGCGGGAGAAGGATTTGCCCCGGGATTAACTTCGGGATTGCTAACATTGAGCTCCCTCTGGCTCAGTTGCTTTACCATTTCGATTGGGATTTCGGTGATGGAAAGAGGTCGCCCGAGGAGCTCGACATGGAGGAGACTTTCGGAATCACTTCACGGAGGAAGAACCCTCTGGTGATGATTGCGAATACCCGCGTCATGTTTTCTAATGACGGGGCGGTTCTTGCCTAG